One part of the Leclercia sp. LSNIH1 genome encodes these proteins:
- a CDS encoding LysR family transcriptional regulator: MEIRHLRYFLAVAEELHFARAAERLHIETSPLSRAIKELEEELGVALFARTTRSTRLTRAGRLFFESVPRVFAALQQARDSVNAAANGFHCQLRIALSDGITPSRLPALLALCRQEEPEVEVRFFEVPLSQQIKGLCGELYDLGFAQSDEVGEGIIAVPVWSDPLMVAVPARHPLLSHKQIPLEELLRYPLVLCDAVACEGHARQVERVLRRVDIEPLIAERVTSSDLMMVLVSAGLALGLTGGAHITASREQGVVARPLTGGSPMLTTYLLRPASEPSEILTRFMERVHSIKSPDAKSRR, encoded by the coding sequence ATGGAAATTCGGCATCTGCGCTACTTTCTAGCGGTGGCAGAGGAACTGCACTTTGCCCGAGCCGCAGAGCGCCTCCACATCGAGACATCGCCGCTGTCGCGCGCCATCAAAGAGCTTGAAGAGGAGTTGGGCGTAGCGCTATTTGCGAGAACCACTCGGAGCACCCGCTTGACTCGTGCAGGCAGACTCTTCTTTGAGAGCGTACCCCGTGTCTTCGCAGCTTTGCAGCAGGCGCGCGACAGTGTGAACGCCGCAGCCAATGGCTTTCATTGCCAGCTCCGTATTGCATTGTCTGATGGAATCACGCCATCGCGCCTGCCTGCGTTGTTGGCGCTCTGCCGGCAGGAAGAGCCGGAAGTGGAAGTTCGCTTCTTCGAAGTGCCTTTGTCACAGCAAATCAAGGGATTGTGTGGCGAACTGTACGATCTCGGCTTCGCTCAATCGGATGAAGTCGGCGAAGGCATCATCGCCGTGCCGGTGTGGAGTGACCCTCTGATGGTAGCTGTGCCCGCACGGCACCCCTTGCTATCCCACAAACAGATTCCCCTGGAAGAGCTGTTGCGGTATCCGCTGGTGCTCTGCGACGCGGTGGCGTGTGAGGGCCATGCTCGGCAAGTTGAACGGGTGCTACGTCGCGTGGACATTGAGCCTCTAATTGCCGAACGCGTGACTTCCAGCGATCTAATGATGGTCCTGGTTTCGGCGGGACTTGCACTAGGCCTCACAGGAGGTGCGCATATTACTGCCAGCAGGGAACAGGGTGTGGTCGCACGGCCGCTGACTGGAGGTTCGCCCATGCTCACGACCTATCTGCTACGACCGGCCAGCGAGCCGTCAGAAATACTGACTCGCTTCATGGAACGCGTTCATTCGATCAAATCTCCAGACGCCAAAAGTCGGCGGTAA
- a CDS encoding EexN family lipoprotein, translated as MKKIALILLSSTLAACSPSGKPDKGNLPTVDELALNPERLKKLRQQCKLDRPMLGDQLCNRVAEATRKRFYEDGDVPYTTPKEPPKF; from the coding sequence ATGAAGAAGATTGCTCTCATATTGCTTTCCTCGACACTGGCAGCCTGCAGCCCATCCGGGAAACCAGATAAAGGCAACCTTCCGACGGTCGATGAATTAGCGCTCAATCCTGAGCGGCTGAAAAAGTTGCGCCAGCAATGCAAGTTGGATCGTCCTATGCTGGGCGACCAACTATGTAACCGGGTTGCCGAGGCTACGCGAAAGCGCTTTTACGAAGATGGCGATGTGCCCTACACCACACCTAAAGAGCCGCCGAAGTTCTAA
- a CDS encoding DMT family transporter produces MGWIYLVLAGLFEIGWPVGLKMAQEPTSRWSGVAVAVSFMTISGAFLWLAQRQIPIGTAYAVWTGIGAAGTFLVGIHFYGDPTSLMRYLGVALIILGVITLKLSS; encoded by the coding sequence ATGGGCTGGATCTATCTTGTTTTGGCTGGATTGTTTGAAATCGGATGGCCGGTCGGGCTGAAAATGGCGCAAGAGCCAACATCGCGTTGGAGTGGGGTCGCAGTAGCCGTCTCTTTCATGACAATTAGCGGCGCCTTCCTATGGCTTGCTCAGCGTCAGATACCGATTGGGACTGCTTATGCGGTGTGGACGGGTATCGGAGCGGCGGGAACGTTCTTAGTCGGAATTCATTTCTATGGCGACCCAACCTCCCTGATGCGATACCTTGGCGTGGCGCTGATCATCCTGGGCGTTATCACGCTCAAGTTATCGAGTTGA
- a CDS encoding polyketide cyclase: MSKQQNAILWPEGYTPGFTENFASNEIIAAGLSAADVWPLLVTPSLWPSYYANSANVRFHGGKGPVLADGDRFYFETFGFPVEGQCNEYVAPADGQPGRVAWHGWSGEEGTDTRLDVHHAWLVENLDGGRVRILTQETQKGKPAEELHNAKPNPMINGHQDWLDSLVETARKAKQA, encoded by the coding sequence ATGAGCAAGCAACAGAACGCCATCCTCTGGCCCGAAGGCTACACGCCGGGCTTTACTGAGAATTTCGCCTCTAATGAGATCATCGCCGCCGGCTTGAGCGCGGCCGACGTATGGCCGCTACTCGTCACACCATCGCTGTGGCCAAGCTACTACGCCAACTCGGCTAACGTGCGCTTTCATGGCGGCAAAGGCCCGGTACTGGCCGACGGCGATCGATTTTATTTCGAGACCTTCGGCTTCCCGGTAGAGGGGCAGTGCAACGAGTACGTGGCACCTGCGGATGGGCAACCCGGCCGCGTGGCCTGGCACGGCTGGTCCGGCGAGGAAGGCACAGATACGCGCCTGGATGTGCATCACGCCTGGCTGGTCGAGAACCTGGACGGCGGGCGCGTGCGCATCCTCACGCAGGAAACGCAGAAGGGCAAGCCGGCCGAGGAGCTGCACAACGCCAAACCCAACCCGATGATCAACGGCCATCAGGACTGGCTCGACAGCTTGGTCGAGACAGCGCGCAAAGCCAAGCAGGCGTAA
- a CDS encoding LysR family transcriptional regulator yields MKDIKSMDLNLLKALDVLLDERNVTRAAARLGLTQPALSGMLARLRESFGDPLFARAQRGIVPTQRALDIGISVKQVLAEIDALLQPPSFDPATAQLTFSIAATDYALRAIAVPFLSALKQHAPRVRVSLVPVESGLLQNQLERGQIDLALLTPEITPPNLHARELFKEHYVCVLREDHPAAMGRKLTVKQFCALDHALVSYDGGGFRGVTDDALEQLGKQRSVTLSVKSFLILPDILRASDMVAILPSRLVAGMDKLAISLPPMKIPGFTKTAAWHERTHHDPAHRWIRALLFTSCANNK; encoded by the coding sequence ATGAAAGATATCAAGAGCATGGATCTCAACTTACTCAAGGCGCTGGACGTATTGTTGGACGAACGCAACGTGACACGGGCGGCAGCACGTCTTGGACTAACCCAACCGGCCTTGAGCGGCATGCTTGCGCGGCTGCGTGAAAGCTTCGGCGACCCGCTGTTCGCGCGTGCGCAGCGGGGCATCGTTCCGACGCAGCGGGCGCTAGACATAGGGATATCTGTCAAACAGGTGCTAGCGGAAATCGACGCGCTGCTCCAGCCACCTTCTTTCGACCCGGCCACCGCACAACTGACCTTCTCCATCGCCGCGACGGACTATGCGCTGCGTGCCATTGCTGTCCCATTTCTATCGGCACTCAAACAGCACGCACCGCGCGTTCGAGTCTCATTAGTGCCAGTCGAGAGCGGACTGCTACAGAACCAGCTTGAGCGCGGTCAAATCGATCTAGCCCTCCTGACGCCAGAGATCACTCCGCCAAATCTGCATGCCCGAGAGCTATTCAAGGAGCACTACGTGTGTGTCCTGCGGGAAGACCATCCAGCGGCTATGGGGCGCAAGCTGACAGTTAAGCAGTTCTGTGCTCTCGACCATGCGCTTGTTTCCTACGATGGTGGAGGTTTCCGCGGCGTCACCGACGATGCGCTAGAACAGTTGGGCAAACAACGAAGCGTCACACTGTCGGTCAAGAGCTTTCTGATCTTGCCAGACATCCTGCGTGCCAGTGACATGGTCGCGATCTTGCCGAGCCGCTTGGTCGCCGGTATGGACAAGCTGGCTATCTCCCTGCCGCCGATGAAGATACCGGGGTTCACCAAGACGGCTGCTTGGCACGAACGCACCCATCACGATCCAGCACATCGCTGGATACGAGCACTGCTGTTCACTTCCTGTGCTAACAACAAGTAG
- a CDS encoding conjugal transfer protein TraG yields MQAQGVLFGQIAAVFGIVIAGVWGATQWTAAALGYQLRLGSPWFDFFGTPVYHPWRLFEWWFFFDAYAPHVFDIGGAIAGGSGLVAVVVAIAMSVWRSRQARLVTTYGSARWADAEDIRKAGLIQPDGVFLGLHRGQYLRHEGPEHVLTFAPTRSGKGVGLVVPTLLSWPASVVVHDIKGENWTLTAGWRSRFSHCLLFNPTDAQSAAYNPLLEVRRGAHEVRDVQNVADILVDPDGALERRNHWEKTSHALLVGAILHVLYAGEDKTLRGVANFLSDPACPFELTLHRMMTTKHLGDAPHPVVASAAREVLNKSDNERSGVLSTAMSFLGLYRDPTVAEVTSRCDWRIADLISAEHPVSLYLVVPPSDISRTKPLIRLILNQIGRRLTESLDGSDGIARRHKLLLMLDEFPALGRLDFFESALAFMAGYGIRSFLIAQSLNQIDKAYGQNHSILDNCHVRVTFATNDERTAKRISETLGTATELRAQRNYAGHRLAPWLGHLMVSRQETARPLLTPGEVMQLPPDDAVVMVSSVAPIRAKKLRYYADANFKNRVLPPPALVAGRYADAPPARPDDWSGLAIPAVPAAPASASADGLGGTDDGGPRRQPELSETVAYDPEPDAHANDLALLDDDDLALPLPGQLDPAMQRTARLASLDPNDGIDL; encoded by the coding sequence ATGCAAGCTCAGGGCGTACTGTTCGGGCAGATCGCCGCCGTATTCGGCATCGTGATCGCCGGCGTGTGGGGTGCAACGCAATGGACAGCCGCCGCCCTGGGCTATCAACTACGCCTTGGCTCGCCATGGTTCGACTTCTTTGGAACCCCGGTCTATCACCCTTGGCGGCTGTTCGAGTGGTGGTTCTTCTTTGATGCCTACGCGCCGCACGTCTTCGATATCGGCGGGGCCATCGCGGGTGGAAGTGGTCTGGTGGCCGTGGTGGTCGCCATCGCCATGTCGGTGTGGCGCTCGCGGCAAGCGCGCCTTGTCACCACCTACGGTTCGGCACGCTGGGCCGATGCGGAAGACATACGCAAAGCTGGGCTGATCCAGCCCGACGGGGTTTTCCTCGGGCTGCATCGCGGCCAGTACCTCCGCCATGAAGGCCCGGAACACGTCCTGACCTTCGCACCAACGCGCTCGGGCAAGGGTGTGGGCCTGGTCGTTCCCACCTTGTTGAGTTGGCCCGCATCCGTCGTCGTTCACGACATCAAAGGCGAGAACTGGACGCTCACCGCAGGCTGGCGTTCGCGGTTTAGCCACTGCCTCCTGTTCAACCCCACGGATGCGCAGTCGGCAGCCTACAACCCGCTGCTGGAAGTGAGGCGCGGCGCGCACGAAGTGCGCGACGTGCAGAACGTGGCCGACATTCTTGTCGATCCCGATGGCGCACTCGAACGCCGGAACCATTGGGAAAAGACCAGTCACGCGCTGTTGGTCGGCGCCATCCTGCATGTGCTGTACGCAGGCGAGGACAAGACGCTGCGCGGCGTCGCCAACTTCCTCAGCGACCCGGCGTGTCCGTTCGAGCTGACGCTGCACCGGATGATGACGACGAAGCACCTGGGCGATGCGCCTCACCCGGTTGTCGCATCCGCTGCCCGCGAAGTGCTTAACAAGTCGGACAACGAGCGATCGGGCGTGCTCTCCACCGCCATGTCGTTTCTCGGCCTGTACCGCGACCCGACCGTGGCCGAAGTCACATCGCGCTGCGATTGGCGCATCGCCGACCTGATTTCCGCCGAGCACCCGGTATCGCTCTATCTGGTGGTGCCGCCCTCCGACATAAGCCGCACCAAGCCGCTGATCCGGCTCATCTTGAACCAGATCGGGCGGCGGCTGACCGAATCGCTCGACGGCAGCGATGGCATCGCGCGCCGGCACAAGCTGCTGCTGATGCTGGACGAGTTTCCGGCGCTGGGCCGCCTCGATTTTTTCGAGTCCGCGCTTGCCTTCATGGCCGGGTACGGCATCCGCAGCTTTCTCATCGCTCAAAGCCTGAACCAGATCGACAAGGCGTATGGGCAGAACCATTCCATCCTCGACAACTGCCATGTCCGGGTGACTTTCGCCACCAACGACGAAAGGACGGCGAAAAGGATTTCAGAAACCCTCGGCACCGCCACCGAGCTTCGCGCGCAGCGCAACTACGCCGGCCACCGGCTCGCTCCGTGGCTGGGGCACCTGATGGTGTCGCGTCAGGAAACTGCACGGCCGCTGTTGACGCCCGGCGAGGTGATGCAGCTTCCACCTGATGACGCCGTGGTCATGGTGTCCAGCGTCGCCCCGATCCGCGCGAAGAAGCTGCGCTACTACGCCGACGCCAATTTCAAGAATCGCGTCCTGCCACCGCCCGCGCTCGTAGCCGGGAGGTACGCCGACGCGCCGCCAGCCCGCCCCGACGACTGGAGCGGCTTGGCGATCCCGGCCGTACCTGCGGCGCCGGCCTCGGCATCCGCCGATGGCCTGGGCGGCACCGATGACGGCGGCCCACGCCGCCAGCCCGAACTCTCCGAAACCGTCGCCTACGACCCCGAGCCGGACGCACATGCGAACGACCTGGCGCTGCTCGATGACGACGACCTGGCGCTGCCGCTTCCCGGCCAGCTCGACCCGGCCATGCAGCGCACGGCCCGGCTGGCTTCCCTCGACCCCAACGACGGAATCGACCTATGA
- a CDS encoding CopG family transcriptional regulator, translating into MSQYRLNLFIQPEHAQRLDELAAKKGVSKSSIVAAALASWLSPDAGDQREAAIAKRLDRLSRQTERLERDQNIQIETLALFIRYFLTVSTPVPEAHQDAARAQGKVRFEQFVEQLGRHLLRGRSLVRDVVEELHPDPMQMDDAAAMASAHERTAERAS; encoded by the coding sequence ATGAGCCAATACCGCCTCAATCTTTTCATCCAGCCCGAGCACGCCCAGCGCCTGGACGAACTGGCCGCCAAGAAAGGCGTGTCCAAGTCGTCCATCGTCGCAGCGGCCTTGGCGTCCTGGCTGTCGCCCGATGCTGGCGACCAGCGCGAGGCCGCCATTGCCAAGCGGTTGGATCGACTGTCGCGGCAGACCGAACGCCTGGAGCGCGACCAGAACATCCAGATCGAAACGCTGGCGCTGTTCATCCGCTACTTCCTGACCGTCAGCACGCCGGTGCCCGAAGCCCATCAGGATGCGGCACGCGCCCAGGGCAAGGTGCGCTTCGAGCAGTTCGTCGAACAGTTGGGTCGCCACCTTCTGCGTGGCCGCAGTCTGGTGCGCGACGTGGTGGAGGAACTGCACCCCGATCCGATGCAGATGGATGACGCAGCAGCGATGGCCTCCGCCCATGAACGAACTGCGGAGCGTGCGTCATGA
- the trbB gene encoding P-type conjugative transfer ATPase TrbB, translated as MSAVPQIQPEPRSSAAASQDRRIQMLRTAMGPLIAAALEDPDVVEIMLNPDRTLWVDRLSSGRSPLGVEMPEADGERIIRLVAAHVGAEVHRGQPLLTAELPETGERFEGILPPAAPGPAFALRKRAVSIIGLDRYVADGILTAGQAEFLRRAVRERQNILIAGGTSTGKTTLANALLAEIAATGDRVLVLEDTIELQCAARDHVPLRTRAGVVTMTELVRATMRLRPDRVIVGEVRGGEALDLIKVWGTGHPGGIATIHAGSALGALLRLEQLILEVAVNPPRALIAEAVNVVINIAGRGRKRHVETIARVVGFDGTGYRLADALETPFPELTPVPLAADAAAHSRPPTNLENCHDAR; from the coding sequence ATGAGTGCCGTTCCACAGATCCAGCCCGAACCTCGCTCATCCGCAGCAGCGTCCCAGGATCGCCGCATCCAGATGCTGCGCACTGCAATGGGGCCGCTGATCGCCGCTGCGCTCGAAGACCCGGATGTGGTGGAAATCATGCTCAACCCCGATCGCACCCTGTGGGTGGATCGGCTGTCGTCGGGTCGCTCGCCGCTGGGCGTGGAGATGCCCGAGGCCGATGGTGAACGCATCATCCGCCTGGTCGCCGCGCATGTCGGCGCGGAGGTGCATCGCGGCCAGCCGCTCTTGACCGCCGAGTTGCCGGAAACCGGCGAGCGTTTCGAGGGCATCCTGCCTCCGGCCGCCCCGGGGCCAGCCTTCGCGCTACGCAAGCGGGCCGTGAGCATCATCGGCCTGGATCGCTACGTGGCCGACGGCATCCTGACCGCCGGGCAGGCCGAGTTCCTGCGCCGCGCCGTGCGCGAGCGGCAGAACATCCTAATCGCCGGCGGCACCAGCACCGGCAAGACCACGCTGGCGAACGCGCTGCTGGCCGAGATCGCCGCCACAGGCGACCGCGTGCTGGTGCTCGAAGACACCATCGAGCTGCAATGCGCGGCCCGCGACCATGTGCCGCTGCGCACCCGCGCCGGCGTCGTCACCATGACCGAGCTGGTGCGGGCCACGATGCGCCTGCGGCCTGACCGCGTGATCGTCGGCGAGGTGCGCGGCGGCGAAGCCCTCGACCTCATCAAAGTGTGGGGCACCGGCCACCCCGGCGGCATTGCGACCATCCATGCCGGCTCCGCGCTGGGCGCGTTGCTGCGCCTCGAACAGTTGATTCTCGAAGTCGCTGTGAATCCGCCGCGGGCGCTGATCGCCGAGGCGGTCAACGTCGTCATCAACATCGCCGGACGCGGCCGCAAGCGCCACGTCGAAACCATCGCCCGTGTCGTCGGCTTCGACGGCACCGGCTATCGCCTGGCGGACGCACTGGAAACGCCGTTTCCCGAGCTGACGCCGGTTCCTCTCGCAGCCGACGCCGCTGCACATTCCCGTCCCCCAACCAACTTGGAGAACTGCCATGACGCACGTTGA
- a CDS encoding TrbC/VirB2 family protein: MTHVDSFRFSVNPLPRLSGLARLRSLTRPARQGLLLAALLLLLAGTAQAAGSSMPWEGPLQSILESIQGPVARIVAVIIIIATGLALAFGDTSGGFRKLIQIVFGLSIAFAASSFFLSFFSFSGGAVV, encoded by the coding sequence ATGACGCACGTTGATTCTTTCCGCTTTTCCGTAAATCCGCTTCCTCGCCTGTCCGGCCTGGCGCGGCTGCGCAGCCTCACCCGCCCTGCGAGGCAGGGGCTGCTGCTGGCCGCGCTGCTGCTGTTGCTGGCCGGAACGGCGCAAGCCGCCGGTTCCTCGATGCCGTGGGAGGGGCCCTTGCAGTCGATTCTGGAGTCGATCCAGGGGCCGGTGGCACGCATCGTCGCGGTCATCATCATCATCGCCACGGGCCTGGCGCTGGCCTTCGGCGACACCAGCGGCGGCTTTCGCAAGCTGATCCAGATCGTGTTCGGGTTGAGCATCGCGTTCGCCGCTTCCTCGTTCTTCCTGTCGTTCTTCTCGTTCTCCGGCGGGGCCGTCGTATGA
- a CDS encoding VirB3 family type IV secretion system protein → MSTASDLPGFEVPLHRSLTEPILLGGAPRTVAIANGTLAAAVGLGLQLWIPGVVLWIVGHSLAVWGARVDPQFMQVFARHIKHRPLLDV, encoded by the coding sequence ATGAGTACGGCCAGCGACCTTCCAGGCTTCGAGGTGCCGCTGCATCGCTCGCTGACCGAGCCAATCCTGCTGGGCGGCGCGCCGCGCACCGTGGCAATTGCCAACGGCACGCTGGCCGCCGCCGTCGGGCTGGGCCTGCAACTGTGGATTCCCGGCGTGGTGCTCTGGATCGTCGGCCACTCGCTGGCCGTATGGGGTGCGCGCGTCGATCCGCAGTTCATGCAGGTCTTCGCGCGGCATATCAAACACCGCCCGCTTCTGGACGTGTGA